The following is a genomic window from Spirosoma foliorum.
GTGTATTTCAACGTTCCGGAAGCCGAGTACCTGAACTACAAAACGCACGCGCAGCAGGAAAACCTGAACAGCGTAAACTTACTGATGGCCAACCAACGGATTTATAACTATCCGGGTGTGGTTCAGACGATTGAAGCCGACTTTAACAATGAAACCGGTAACATTGCTTTCCGGGCTACCTTCCCAAATCCAAGTGGCTTGTTACGGCACGGCGAAACCGGCAATATTCAGATGACTTTGCCGCTCAAAAACGCCATGATTATCCCGCAGAAAGCTACGTTCGAGGTTCTGGAAAAGAAGTACGTATATGTAGTGGATAAAGAAAACAAAATTCGGTCGAGAGAGATCACAATCGGCGCAGAGATGCCGCACATTTTTGTTGTTCGATCGGGTCTGAACAAAGATGATAAGATTCTTCTGGAAGGTTTACGGCAGGTAAAAGAGAACGAAAAAATAGAATACAAATTCGTGCAACCTGCTGCTGTAATCTCGAATCTAGGGCTTTATGCCGAGTAAGTAAATGGTTAATGGTTAATGACTAATGGGCAATGAAATTCACTTCATTATCAGGCCATTACTCATTATACATTATTCCGCGCGGGCAGCCCCGATTTTGAATTATTCATTTACTTAAAGCAAAAGACATGTTCACACAATTTATTCGCAGACCGGTATTCGCTATCGTGATTTCCATCATGATAGTCTTTATCGGTGTGCTGGCAATCAAGCAGTTGCCGATTTCTCAATTCCCGGATATTGCGCCTACTACCGTAAACATATTTATTGACTATCCAGGATCCAGCGCTGATGTATTGGTTAAATCCACGCTGATTACGCTGGAACAGGCGATCAACGGGGTTCAGGACATGCGATACATAGCAACCGATGCAACCAGCGCCGGTGAAGCTACCCTTCGGATTATTTTTGAACCGGGAACCGACCCGAACGACGCCGTTATCAGGGTAAAAACAAGGGTTGACCAGGTTATGCCGCTCTTGCCTGAGCTGGTTCAACGGGAAGGGGTTATCATTACGCCAATCCAGCCTAGTATGTTGATGTACGTTAACCTCTACGCCAAGGAAAAGGGGATTGACGAGAAGTTCCTGTTCAACTACGCTACAGTTAAAATGATCCCCGAAATCCAACGGACGAAAGGGGTGGCGAGGGCGCAAATATTGGGTAGCCGACGATATGCTATGCGTGTCTGGCTGAATCCTGACCGTATGCGGGCCTACAACATTTCGGTAGAAGAAGTAATGAAGGCCTTAGGGGAGCAAAGTATCATTGGTCGGCCGGGCCGACTTGGTCAAAGCTCCGGTATTGCTGCTCAATCGCTTGAATACGTACTTACGTATAAAGGACGGTATAGCGAACCCAAAGAGTACGAAAGTATTATTATCCGAGCTAACTCGCAGGGGGAAAGTATTCACTTAAGGGATATTGGCCGGGTTGAATTGGGTAGTGAATTCGTGAACATCTACTCCAATCTGGATGGACACCCATCGGCGGCTATCGTGTTGCGGCAAAACTACGGTAGTAATGCCAGTGATGTAATTGAGCAGGTGAAAAAGAAGCTCGAAATAATGAAGGAGTCCTTCCCGCCGGGCGTGGATTATAAAATTAGCTACGACGTTTCGAACTTCCTGGATGCATCGATCGAGCAGGTAATTGATACACTGCGGGATGCCTTTATTCTGGTGGCCTTCGTGGTGTTCATATTCCTGGGCGACTGGCGGTCAACCCTGATTCCAATTCTTGCGGTACCGGTATCCTTGATTGGTGCGTTCTTCGTGATTCAGGCGTTTGGCCTTTCCATCAACTTAATTACGCTCTTCGCGTTGGTACTGGCTATCGGTATCGTGGTTGATGATGCCATCGTGGTCGTGGAAGCGGTACACGCCAAGATGGAAGAAAAACCGCATTTGTCTCCCTTTGGGGCTGTTAAGCAAGTACTGGGTGAGATTAGTGGTGCTATTATCGCCATTACCCTGGTGATGGTATCGGTATTCCTGCCGATCTCCTTCATGACGGGTCCGGTTGGTACCTTCTATCGTCAGTTCTCTATTACAATGGCTAGCTCCATTGTGATTTCGGCGCTGATCGCTCTAACGCTGACACCCGTGTTGTGCGCCATGTTGCTGAAAAACCATCATGGTCATGAGCACAAGAAAAATATCTTAACCCGGATGATCGACAGTTTCAACCGGGGCTTTGACAAGATGACCGGACGCTATGTAAGTCTGTTGCGACTGATCGTTAACCGACGATTCGTTACGTTCCTGATCTTAGTCGCTTTCTGTCTGGGTATTGCCTACGAGAACCAGATTCTGCCATCGGGCTTTATCCCGAACGAAGACCAGAGTACGATTTACGCCATCATTCAGACGCCACCAGGCACCACGCTGGAAAAAACCAACCAGGTTTCTCAATCGCTTCAGAAAATTTGCGAAGAGGTTCCAGGTATCGAATCGGTGTCTTCACTGGCTGGTTACGAGATCATGACAGAAGGTCGGGGTTCTAACGCCGGTACCTGTCTGATCAACCTCAAGCCCTGGGGCGATCGTTCTAAGAACGTGAAGGAAATCATGGAAGAGCTGGAAGGAAAAACAAGAAACCTTGGCGCGACCATCGAATTCTTCGAGCCACCAGCTATCCCAGGTTTCGGTACATCGGGCGGTTTCTCCATGCGTTTGCTGGATAAAAATACCGAAACAGACTACCATGAATTTGATATTGTTAACAAAAAATTCATGGAGGATTTGGGCAAACGTAAAGAGCTGATGGGCTTGTTTACCTTCTTTGCAGCCAACTATCCTCAGTACGAACTGGAAATTGACAACAACCTGGCCATGCAGAAAGGCGTATCCATCGGAAAAGCGATGGATAACCTAAACATCATGATCGGTAGTACCTACGAGCAAGGGTTCATTAAATTCAACCAGTTCTTCAAGGTATACGTGCAGTCTGATCCTGAGTTCAGAAGACTACCTTCTGATATTCTGAAGCTCTTTGTTAAAAACGACGCGGGTGAAATGGTGCCTTACTCAGCTTTCATGAAGTTGAAAAAAGGTCAGGGTCCGAACGAAATTACCCGCTTCAATTTGTATAATTCAGCGGCTATTCAGGGGCAACCAGCGAAAGGCTACACGACGGCAGATGCCATCGCGGCCATCCGGGAAGTTGCTGCGAAGACCTTGCCAAAAGGCTATGACATTGCCTTCGAAGGTCTTTCATACGATGAATCGATTCGGGGTAACGAAACGTTGATCGTCTTCCTGATTGTGGTATCCTTCGTTTATCTGGTGTTAGCTGCCCAATATGAAAGTTTCATCATCCCGTTAGCGGTATTAACCTCGCTGCCGGTTGGTATCTTTGGTTCGTTCTTCCTCTTAAAAGCAATGGGGCTGGAGAACAACATTTATGCACAGATCGGTCTGATCATGCTGGTAGGTCTATTGGGTAAAAACGCCGTACTGATTGTGGAGTTTGCGGTTCAGAAACGTCAGCAGGGTGAAACCATTCTGAACGCAGCCATCGAGGGTGCCAAGGTTCGTTTCCGACCGATCCTGATGACCTCCTTTGCGTTCGTGGCTGGTTTGATTCCACTTATTGTTGCAAAAGGAGCTGGAGCAATTGGTAACCGTACAATTGGTGCATCGGCCATGGGCGGTATGTTATTCGGAACCATTTTTGGGGTCATCATCATCCCTGGACTATACTACATATTTGGTAGTCTGGCCGATGGCAGGAAGATGATTAAAGATGAAGATGATAGTTCCTTAACTGAAAACCTGGTTCATTCAGTAGACAGTTTCCACCAACCTGAAGAAAGTGAAATCAATGAGTAATAAACGAATAGTAAGCGGATTAGGAGTAACGTTTATTACTCTATTCGCGGCTTCCTGTACGGTACCACTTCTGGTCCAGAAAGATGTGAATAAAGCAGTGCCAGCGAGTTACAATAACTCGCTGGATAGCACCAACACAGGGCAGTCCAGATGGCGGGACTATTTTACAGATGCCAATCTGACGGCCCTGATTGACACGGCGTTGTATAACAACCAGGAACTTAATGTTACGTTACAGGAAATCCAGATTGCCAACAACGAAGTATTCGCCAGAAGCGGGGCCTACCGACCTTTCGTTGGTCTGGGTGGTGGAGCTGGTATTGACAAAGTATCCCGGTATACCAGTCAGGGAGCCAGTGATGAGATTTCAGAAATTAAACCGGGGGTACCCACTCCAGCTGTTTTACCGAATTTCTATTTTGGTGCCACAGCTAGCTGGGAAGTGGATATCTGGCACAAACTACGGAATGCCAAGAAAGCAGCTGTAGCGAGTTATCTGGCTTCTATCGAAGGGAAAAATTTCCAGGTAACCAATCTGGTTGCCGAAATCGCCAACTCATACTATGAACTTCTGGCGCTGGATACACAACTGGATATCATACAGCGTAACCTGGTTATCCTGAACAACGCTTTATCGATCACCAAGCAGGAAAAAGAAGCGGCTAAGGTTACTGAACTGGCTGTTCGCCGATTTGAGGCTGAAGTATCTAAGACGCAGAGTCTTCAGTACGAAATTCAGCAGAAGATTGTTGAAGCAGAAAACCGGATCAACTTTCTGGTGGGACGTTTTCCGCAGCATGTTCAGCGGAATTCGCAGAGTTTTAGCGAATTAGTGCCACCTAGAATCCAGGCGGGCATTCCATCGCAACTGTTAGCCAATCGGCCCGACATCAGACAGGCCGAATGGAATCTGGAAGCGGCTAAACTGGATATCAGTGTTGCAAAAGCAAACTTTTATCCCTCGCTCAATCTAAGAGGATTTCTAGGCGTGATGTCCTATAGTCCGTTGTATCTTCTGAATACTCCACAAGCGTTGGTCGCTTCATTAGCTGGCGATTTAGTGGGGCCAATTGTGAACAAAAATGACATTACGGCCAGATACAAAAGCGCTAATGCCAAGCAAATCCAGACCGTATATAACTACCAGAAAACGGTGCTGAACGCCTATATTGAGGTAGCCAATCAGTTGTCAAATATTGATAACCTGAGTAAAAAATACGACGCAAAAAATAATCAGGTGCAGGCACTTACCCAGTCGACTAACATATCGCTCAAGTTATTCACATCTGCCAGAGCCGATTATATGGAGGTTCTGCTGACTCAACGTGATGTACTTGAAGCAAGAATGGAGCTTATTGAAACCCGAATGCAGCAAATGCATGCCCTGATCAATACTTATCGGGCATTGGGTGGCGGCTGGAAATAAGCGAGTCGCGCGTTAACTAGACAATAAACGAGTCCCGAACTGGATTAACCATAAGCTGTTAATCCAGTTCGGGACTCGTGCTTTACCAAAGTTGATTTTATTGGTAATCTTAACGTGAATTATGAATAAAATATGGGTTTATCAATTGATTGTTAACTATTTATAGTATTGTTTTTTGTCATCCCGACGCCAGGAGGGATCTTCGGCAACTGGTTATTTACCGAAGATCCCTCCTGGCGTCGGGATGACAAAAAACTAGTATCATGCTAGTTGTAAATTGGCCATAATTCACGTTAATATTCTGCTGATAGTCAGCGTATAAGCCATCAATTAGAAGCAAAAGAATCTCTAGAATCTAAACTGGACAAGTACTCGTCATTTATAGATTAATCCAGAATCAATACCGTAGCCGATTTGCCCTGAATAGGCAGCTCGTCCGAATTGGCGACTAATGTCTTCCCATTTAATACGTAGTTCTTGCCCTTAAGATTCGCAAGTTTAAGTGTATAATGCCAGTCCGCGGTCTTCGAGTTAAGCGTATACTGGACACCTTTGCCGGTTTTTTGTACGGCAAACGAAATCAGGTTATCGCCAACCGGGAGTTCGGCCAGACTGATAGAATCCCAGCCAGAAGGCAGGTGTGGCGCAAACGTGATCGCTTTTTTGTAGGCATCAGGTTGCACACCAAAAACGTGGGTAACAAGCGGTACCGCCAGCCCGTAAATTGTCCAGGCCTGGGCAGGGCACCCGTAATCAGGCATCATTTCGGAAATAGAACCGGGCAGGACTCGGCTAAACGTTTCCACAATTTTATTGACGTACCACAGGGATTCATCCGTACGTCCATAGGCAGCCTCTGCCACTGCCTGAACACCGGTCGCAATGGTCATCATGTTCCGTCGTTCAACAGCCGACAGGTAGGGACCATACTCGCCCGTATGTTCAGTACGCACTTTGTCAAGCAATCGGATGGCTTTAGCGGATGGGGCAATCCCCGATTCGATTGGTGTACTGATCACCCAGTTTTTATTGGTGAACCACCCTCTCTGAGTACCAGCAGGGAGCGTTTCCAGATGCGCAAGCAGTGTCTTGTAAAATTCTTGTTTTTTGGCTAGAGCCGCCGACTGTTTATCCGCTTCGAGATCGAGTTGAACCTGTTCTATCGCTCCTTTGGTGGTCGTTATGGCCTGTTCGCGAGTGCCATAGAAATCGCAGTAGCTCCCTTCGGTTTCATCCCAGAATAACGTGTTGACTTTGTTTTTAAGCAGAGCGGCTTTCTGCGCATAATCTTTTTGCGATTTGGGGTCGTTAACAATGGCGGCCATTTTAGCAGCTACCTCCAATGCCTGCTGTGTGTATACGGCTACATCGACTAATTCGGCATTCAGTCCTTTCACCTCCATAATGCCATAGCCTTCAGGAAACATATCGCCATTTTTATCCTGATCCACTAATAGCCAATGGATTCCTTTCTGAATATACGGGTACATTTCCCGGAGAAAAGCAACATCGCCCGTCCACTCAAATACTTTCCAGACAGCTATGGCAAACTGAGCCGTTTCCTGTGTATTGCCTTTATTGCCGACAAATCCATTGGACGACATTTCGTGGATAATACGGCCATTAGCGTTCGTTTTCTCGGAAACCTGCTTGATCGTTCTGAGGGTAGATTTTGCCAGTTCGTGCCCGCCAAGGGCAACGACTCCCTGTTGCGCATAGGAGTTATCGCAGCCAAAAAGCCAGGGATACTCGATGGCACCAGCGCCGAGAAAACGGCCAATACCAGGGAGATCGCTAACTAACCACTCGGTATCTACTTTCCCCCAATTGACGGCCTGTTGCAGTTTCTTGTCTGGAATGTCAATTTTGGCCCGGTTAATGATAGCTGCGTAATGCGCCTGTTTTTCGCGCAGTAACTGATCCCGATTTTTTAAAATAGCTTCATAACTGGCCAGCGCCAATTCACTGGTTTTAGTAGAACCAGCTACAACGAAAACGGCGGTAAGGTGTTCGTTTGGTTTAAGGGCCACCGAGTGCGTTGATGAGGCTGACTTGCCCAGGCCAATGGTTTCCGTGGGCGTCGGAACATTGAGTGCATGACCACTAGTGGGTACAGAAGACCCCCAGACCGTAAACCACGAATGTTTGGTATCCTTTGCCGAATAAACCGCCCGTTTGGCATTCCATGAGATGGAATCGGGCGCGTCAATAATATTGTTTTCCGCCGAATACCACACGGGGCTAACGTCTGTTTTGACGACGAAATCCAGTTGTAAACGACGCGGTTTATTGGTCGTATTAGCGAGCGTGTAGGTAATAATCATGCCCTCTTTACCTTGTGGGCAATACTGGAACCGCTCGACCTGAATGCCATCCAGCACGGGTTTATAGGAAAATTTGCTACCGTAGGGATAGGTGATAAACTCGCTGGCATCGTTTAGCCAGGTAGCATCGTTTTTGTCTGAATCCGTCAATTTTAACCAGAATCCATCTAGTAGTTTGATCGGAGCCATCCATAATCCCCCCATTTCTCCCTTCACATGCGACCCCAGATCGGGGAAATCGCCGTTTTGTGTGCCGACAATGTAGGTTCGATCCCCGGCGGTAATGTATGGTTTTGTTACATGCGCCCCCTTATTTGAGAGGCCACGCATAAGTTCAGCACTGTACACTTCTTTAGTTTGGGCGAACGAAGTGCCCGCAGCCATTCCGGCCAGTATCGATACGACCAAAAAGGCCGTATAACGAAGTTTTTGCATACGCTTAAGGGTCAATAGACCGCTGATTTTTATGATTTCTGTGATTTTTGCTGATTTTAATTGGGTTAGGGATTTCACTCAGAGCTACAATTTTAAGCGAAAACAACAAAATCATACCTCATCGTAAACGTCATAAAAATCAGTGGTCTAACTAGGAAATAGTCAAAAGCCAATCTTGCTTAGCGAGCTACTGTCTGCAGGGCTTTTTGGAGTTGATCATAATCTGACCCCTCAATATAATTGGCCACTTTGCCGGAGCGATCAATGATGATAAAACTGGGTATGCTTGTTACCTGAAATTTGCTATTAAAGCCGAGAGAATCAGGAATTGGCATAAACGGAAGGGTTTCGGTGGCCATTACGCTGGCGATTTCTTCCTTCGAATCCTGTAAAATGCCTAAGATAATAGGCGCGTTTTCTGACTGGAAAGGTCGCAAGGCATCGGCGAATCGTTTTGCATCATTGGGACCCCAAAACGGTTTCTGTAAGCTAACCCAGAAGCTCAAAACAACGACCTGACCTTTTAATTCTGATAATCGGTATACTTTCCCATCGATCCCCTTCATGATAAATTCCTGCATTGGTTCGCCTATTTTAGGTCGCAGCGTTATATCAATATCGTTGAAACTATGCGTTGTTCGCTCTTCGGGGGTGCAAGCCCGAATGCTGTAGGCGCTGGGCTGTCCGTATTCATCGATAATAGGCTCTAAATGGTAGCCAAATGGGTCTTTGGTCATCAACTCCTGATACGCCGAATAGGAGATGGGTTTGCCTGTAACTTTGTCAATGAATCGGGTGTTCTTATCAATTTTTACGGCCCGTCTGATGCCGACCTGACTTGTTTGGGGCATTTGAGCAAATGAAGACCGAAGTGCGAAGGCGAATAAAACAACGAGAAGGACAAATTTCATGGGTTGTATGGATGGTAATGTTCGCCCAAAATTAGCGGGAGTACCCTTATCGTTAGTTGTACACGCTTTAAACTTTTCCTTTTATTGAAAAATCTAGGCTAGGCTACTTTTGTCATCCCGACCTTAGGAGGGATCTCAAGTTTGACTAGTACGAAGCTTGAGATCCCTCCTAAGGTCGGGATGACAAAAAAAGCGATAATTCATTGCGCTCTCTGCGGTTAAAAAAGAACAAAAACAAACAGTGTACTTTTGCCACAAAAACTGAACCGTCCCTTTTTAGTACATAATTTTATTCGGATTAACTCCTCCAAAACAAGCATGACCAACCTAAACGTCGAGACTTCTGTTGGTACTTCCCATATTCCTGGGCTTCTAAAGCCGAAATCGCATTTTGTCATTCTTGACGGATTACGAGGCATAGCTGCGTTCGCTGTGGTGATTTTTCATTTCATGGAATGCGTCTACCCCGAGCCTCGCCAAAACTTTATTGGTCATGGTTTTTTAGCCGTCGACTTTTTCTTTTGTCTATCCGGATTTGTTATCGGGTATGCCTATGATGACCGAATTGAAAAAATAGGGATTACGGAGTTCTTAAAAGCCCGACTAATCCGGTTGCATCCATTGGTTATACTAGGGTCTGTGCTGGGCCTGATCGCTTTTCTGGCCGATCCGTTTGTCGATAATTCGGAGGCCTACACGATCGGTAAACTTATACTGCTATTTACCTGCTCGATTCTTGTGATTCCGCTTCCCATCATGAAGGAGCGTGTTTTTAACCTCTTTGGCTTCAATGCCCCTGCTTGGTCATTGTTTTGGGAGTATATCGCCAATCTGGTTTATGTGCTTATTCTTTGTCGGCTCAAACGTCGTTATCTGGCTGTGCTGACCATACTGGCAGGCGCGTGGATTTTTTGGATTAGCTACCAGACCGGGAATCTGATGGGTGGCTGGAGTAAAGACAATTTCTGGGATGGCTGTGCCCGTGTTTCCTATTCGTTTTCGGCGGGCCTGTTCATCTACCGGGCTAACTGGATTATCAAAAACAAAATCGGATTTCTTGGGCTGGCCGTATTCGTATCGTTTGCCTTCTTGATGCCATATGGTAACTGGAATTGGCTTGCCGAAGCGCTGGTAGTATTAGTGTATTTCCCGCTTATCATTTCGTTGGGAGCGGGTTCGACATTGTCGCCCAGCATGGTCAATTTCTCGGATTTCCTGGGGAAATTGTCCTATCCCTTGTACATGACGCATTACTGGGCTATCTGGCTATTTGCCTACTACATCAGCAACCACAAACTCAGCGCCCAAGAACTTTTCCTGATTATATCGCTAACCATCGTTTTCATGATCGTGCAAGCCTATATCGCCATGACCTTGTACGATATTCCACTTCGTGGATATTTGAATGGGAAGCGGTATAGAGGAGATATGAAATCATAACTGGGACGCAACTGTTATAAACTTACAATGATTTCACTAACTCGCTTTTTGGGGTTCAGGACTATTATCTTTACGACAAATAATCCTACTACATTATTATGACTATTCGGCTAAAGAAGGACGCTACGCCTAAACAGATTAAGGAAGCCCTGGACAAAATCAAGCCATCTACTGGGCAGCCTTTGGATGTGAGCCGATTTTCGGGAAAAATAAAGTGGGGGCAGGATGCTGTGGAATATCAGCGCGAATTACGGGGTGAATAAATGAAAGAACGCCTGTTTTGCGATACAAACGCCCTAATCCGGTTATTAGAAGGGGATGCTCTAGTAAGTGCTTTATTGGCTGAAAAGCGGATCTATATTTCAGCTATTACTGAGATGGAAATGCAGTGCAAACCAAATATCAAGGCGAGTGAACGAGCAATTATTCGTGATTTATTATCCTATTGCATCATTGTCGATCTGACAGATGCAATTAAAGATCGGGCTATCAAGGTCCGCTTATCAACCCGACTTAAATTAATGGATGCAATCGTTGGTGCATCGGCTATAGAGGCTGGATTACCCTTAGTAACGGCCGACGAGAAGTTTAGTAGCTTACGTGGTACTGATGTAATAATGCTCCCACAGCGTTAAGAATCCAAAAAAAAAATACTATTTATTAGCTTTAGTAAGGTGTGCACTGCCGCAAATAAAAATCCCCAAATTCAGCGAATTTGGGGATTTTAGTAGGAAGTAGCGGGCTCGAACCGCTGACCTCTGCTCTGTCAAAGCAGCGCTCTGAACCAACTGAGCTAACCTCCTTTAGTGAATGACAATGATTCAATGGCATAATGCATTATCCACTATACATTATTCATTCCCGTTTAGGGAGTGCAAAATTACAAAACTTCCTCAGTTTCTAAAGGGGTGTGGTAAACTTTTTGTGAAGGAATTCGCAATAAAAGTAGGAACCCAATGACAAACAGGACCAATAGCGCTAGTATACTGTTGCGCATGCTGCCCGTTAGTTGTTCGATCAATCCGTAAACCAGCGTGCCAAATACCGTGGATGTCTTGTCGATGACGTCGTAAAAGCTGAAATAAGAGGCCGTATCGCTCGTAGCCGGAATGAGCTTGGAATAGGTCGAACGAGACAGCGACTGGATACCGCCCATAACTAAGCCTACGACGGCTGCCAGGGCAAAAAACTGCGTCTCGGTTTGCACAAAATAGGCCCCGGTACAGATCAGAATCCAGATGAAAACCGCCGTCATTAGGGCATACGTATTGCCGATTCGCTCAGATAACCAGGAAAATCCGTAGGCCCCCGGAATGGCTACCAGCTGAATAAGCAGAATCGTAATAATCAGGCTTTGACCGGGTAGTTTTAATTCATCGCTTCCGAAAATGGTGGCCACGTACATAACAGTCATTACCGCCATGTTATATACAAAAAACGATATCAGAAAGCGTTTGGCGAGTGGGCGCTCCTGCAAAGTGCCCCATACCTGCTGCAACTCTTTAAAGCCATTGAGCAGGTAATTGCCGGTTTTATCAGTCGCCTTTTTAACGCCGTCAGGTAGCCTACTAAACGGAATTTGCGCGAACCCAACCCACCATAAGCCAACAGTGAGGAAGGCAATTCGGGACGCCATAGCCTCCGATATATTCCCAAACCACTCCCGTTTCAGAATCACCAGCAGGTTCAGAATCATGAGCAATACGCTCCCCAAATACCCCATCGAAAAGCCGCGCGCGCTGACGCGGTCAAATTGATCTTCGGTGGCAATGTCGGGCAGGTAGGAGTTGTAAAATACGATACTGCCGCTCCAGCCTATGAGGCTGATCCAGAAGCAGATAATGGCGAATGTGGTGGTTTCCTTCGTGAAAAAATAAAGTAGACTGCAACTAATAGCTCCGGTATAGCAGAAAACTTTCATAAACGTTTTCTTCCGGCCACTATAATCGGCAATGGCTGAGCAAAGGGGCGACAACAGGGCCGTAAACAGAAATGCAGCCGAGATGGTATAGGAAAACAGGACTGAGTTCTTAATGGAAATGCCCAGAAAGTTAATGATGGGTCCACCGGCCTCATTGAGCGCAGTGGCAGAGAAATAAACCGGAAAAATACTGGACACAATGACCAGCGAATGCACCGAATTGGCCCAGTCATAAAAAGTCCAGGCAGTCAGGATGCGGGGGGAGTTTTTGGACATAGAAAGTGAATGAGTGAAAGAGCGAATGAGCGAGAGAGTGAAGATACGAAACGCAGTTGTTGATGTGACGCGCTCTTTCACTCATTCACTCTTTCGCTAATTAAAAAGTTTATGACCGCCTTTAGTAAATGCATGATTTGAATCGCCGGCAACCATATGGCCGGCATCGGAAACACTCACGCTGTGCACGTGTGGAACCGCATCCAGAAATTCAGCCATTACTTTTTCGCTGACTACATCGCTGATTCCTCCTCGAACAATCAGCGTGGGCACGGTTAGCGCCCGGGCGGCCTTGTACAAGCGTTCTTCATTCTGAGTCTGCCTGGCCGGGTCTGTCGTTTGTCTCCAGACGGCCAACATAGTTGGGTCCCAGTGCCAGTAGTACCGAGGCTCACCAGATGGGCCTTTTCGCAGACGAAGGTTTTTTTCTAAGCGGCTGTGATCGGATGGACGCGGACGATGGGGGAGGTAAGCCGCAACGGCGTCGGCAGCTTCATCCAGATTGGCAAATCCGTTCTGATTGTTACTCATAAAGGCAAAAATCCGCTCAATGCCTTTTTGCTCAGTTCGTGGTGCTATGTCGACCAGAACAATGGCCGTACAGATGGATTCGGTACCAGTTGGACGCTCGCCTTCGGCAATCAGCGCCGTCATGCCACCCATCGATGCACCCACCAGAGCGGGTTTCTGATCGAGTTGAGATACTAAAGCGCGGAGGTCGCTGGCCAGGTAGTCAATACTATAATGGGCCTCAGCCGACCAGTCGCTGTCGCCGTGCCCGCGTGCATCGAAGGCAATCGCGTACCAGCCTGCATCGGCCAGCCAACGAGCGGTATCGCCCCAAGAATGTCTTGTTTGGCCACCACCATGTAATAGCAGCACAGGGGGATTCGCCGGATCGCCCCAGGCATCGGCCGTAATAAAAAATCCGGGTTCAGTTTCAAAGCGTAGAGCTTGCATACGTGCGACCAGGTCAGAATAAAAGTAAAGTAGGTTAGTTAACTTGATTTAGCTCATCGAACAATGCCTGATTGCGGAGCGGTTGTTGGGCCAGAAGGGGATAATCTGCCGAAGTGACTAATTGGTTAAACAAGCTCAGATCAGCTGGTCGATGAATATCCGATCCCATAAAATCGACCCATTTGTTCGTCAATAAGCGGTGGGCCTGGGCTTGCACTTTTCGCCCATAACGGCCGGTCATAGAGCCCCAGTTTAATTGAAACAAACAGCCCGCCTTGCGCAAATCTGACAGGGCTTTCAGGTCGTTGTGGTAATACGTATAACGTTCAGGGTGAGCTAACAATGGCTGATATCCCTGAGTGAGTAAATGAAAAATTATTTCG
Proteins encoded in this region:
- a CDS encoding alpha/beta fold hydrolase, translating into MQALRFETEPGFFITADAWGDPANPPVLLLHGGGQTRHSWGDTARWLADAGWYAIAFDARGHGDSDWSAEAHYSIDYLASDLRALVSQLDQKPALVGASMGGMTALIAEGERPTGTESICTAIVLVDIAPRTEQKGIERIFAFMSNNQNGFANLDEAADAVAAYLPHRPRPSDHSRLEKNLRLRKGPSGEPRYYWHWDPTMLAVWRQTTDPARQTQNEERLYKAARALTVPTLIVRGGISDVVSEKVMAEFLDAVPHVHSVSVSDAGHMVAGDSNHAFTKGGHKLFN